One Elusimicrobiota bacterium genomic window carries:
- a CDS encoding SpoIID/LytB domain-containing protein: MEKSNLGLAKLGIVTVFACTFILTGCMEFQKAKWLEVRDESTLVKSDKVIPMKNMPGFRVQLGSMQSYDGAQGMGKAVMNIVPGVKAHVITEGGLYKVRMGDCKTKEEASKLRDQFVKLGYTDCWIASDSIEVPLEAGEEVQLNPSKWSVQISSTRLKESADTIKTKVAGTGITDPVFSTLEGDLYKVRVGQFDTREQAEAMRQKMVGIGYTDAWLRQPSAAAAGTTASASSTSSGAGLKYSAELLDNIKIGILKGRPTVTVYSNGKFSFLDKNGVVISSAAAWDMWTIKIKGEGGAAKTVFRAAPASYSSQENADTEANKIKQMITGVPVYVIYESPWYKVRVGDAATREEAEKLKTQLVASGYDQTWIHQMIIPPTTKSQLELVTPAEQSFGVFDDLIAMKSEEEGKSVGVAGKLYRRNLEIRIGMDGLLSVINQLPIDEYVNGVVPAEIGTNAPLEAQKAQAVAARTETLAKLGRHKTDGFDLCSEVHCQAYGGLSRESAPTNDAVAQTKGEVITFNGNLASTVYSAVCGGFMEDPGAVWGGGSSGYMLAKGDFDEALNKEYKVPLSESQFTQWVKSKPEAYCMNATRYRWTKEFKKSELEVLINKTIPIGTLQEIKLGDRGPAGTLRWVEIVGSNTSKKVEKEYSIRMALGGVFAFNTGKFVLEKDKDAASGEEIYRFIGCGWGHGVGMCQEGAIGMGNKGKKYNEILMHYFPGTVIKKIY, from the coding sequence ATGGAGAAAAGTAATCTAGGGTTGGCAAAGTTAGGTATTGTCACAGTTTTTGCGTGCACATTTATTCTAACCGGCTGTATGGAATTTCAGAAAGCGAAGTGGCTGGAAGTAAGAGATGAATCGACTCTTGTAAAGTCGGATAAAGTTATCCCGATGAAGAATATGCCGGGGTTCCGCGTGCAGCTCGGGTCAATGCAAAGTTATGACGGTGCACAGGGTATGGGTAAGGCTGTGATGAATATCGTTCCCGGTGTAAAAGCGCATGTTATCACCGAAGGCGGATTGTATAAAGTGCGTATGGGTGATTGTAAGACTAAGGAAGAAGCTAGTAAGCTTAGGGATCAGTTTGTTAAACTTGGTTACACAGATTGCTGGATCGCATCTGATTCTATAGAAGTTCCGTTGGAAGCTGGGGAGGAAGTGCAGTTAAATCCTTCCAAATGGTCAGTTCAGATTTCAAGTACAAGGTTGAAAGAGTCTGCAGATACTATCAAAACAAAAGTTGCCGGTACGGGTATTACTGACCCTGTGTTTTCCACATTGGAAGGTGATTTATACAAGGTTCGTGTGGGGCAGTTTGATACGCGTGAACAAGCGGAAGCTATGCGCCAAAAAATGGTGGGGATCGGGTATACTGACGCGTGGTTACGCCAACCGTCTGCAGCAGCAGCGGGAACAACTGCGTCTGCTTCATCTACATCCAGCGGTGCGGGATTGAAGTATTCAGCAGAGCTTCTGGATAATATTAAGATCGGAATTTTAAAAGGCCGGCCGACGGTTACTGTGTATTCAAACGGCAAGTTTTCTTTCCTTGACAAAAACGGTGTTGTGATATCTTCGGCTGCGGCATGGGATATGTGGACTATAAAGATCAAAGGCGAAGGCGGGGCGGCAAAAACGGTCTTCCGTGCAGCACCTGCGTCGTATTCAAGTCAGGAAAATGCGGATACTGAAGCTAATAAAATTAAACAAATGATTACCGGTGTTCCTGTGTATGTAATATATGAATCACCATGGTATAAAGTTAGAGTCGGTGATGCAGCTACGCGGGAAGAAGCGGAAAAACTTAAAACACAGCTGGTAGCGTCAGGGTATGACCAAACATGGATACATCAGATGATAATTCCGCCAACCACAAAGTCGCAGTTGGAACTCGTTACTCCTGCGGAACAGTCGTTCGGCGTATTTGATGACCTCATCGCAATGAAATCTGAGGAAGAAGGAAAGTCAGTTGGTGTTGCGGGTAAGTTGTACCGCCGTAATCTTGAGATACGGATCGGGATGGACGGGTTGTTGTCGGTGATTAATCAACTGCCGATAGATGAGTATGTCAACGGTGTGGTGCCTGCTGAAATCGGGACTAATGCGCCGTTGGAAGCGCAAAAAGCGCAGGCAGTGGCTGCACGTACTGAAACATTGGCTAAATTGGGCCGCCATAAGACAGATGGATTTGATTTATGTTCAGAAGTGCATTGCCAGGCGTATGGCGGGTTGAGCCGCGAATCGGCTCCCACAAATGATGCAGTAGCACAAACTAAGGGTGAAGTTATTACATTCAATGGTAATCTTGCATCAACAGTATATTCCGCGGTATGCGGCGGGTTTATGGAAGATCCCGGTGCGGTATGGGGCGGCGGGTCGTCCGGGTATATGCTTGCAAAAGGTGATTTTGATGAAGCTTTGAATAAAGAATATAAGGTACCGTTATCTGAATCACAGTTTACGCAGTGGGTAAAGTCTAAACCCGAAGCGTATTGTATGAATGCAACACGGTATCGCTGGACAAAAGAGTTTAAGAAGTCCGAGCTTGAGGTATTGATTAATAAAACTATTCCTATTGGGACATTACAAGAGATTAAGCTTGGGGACCGCGGGCCGGCAGGGACACTTAGGTGGGTAGAAATTGTCGGGAGTAATACCAGTAAAAAAGTTGAGAAAGAGTATTCAATACGTATGGCGTTAGGCGGAGTGTTTGCGTTTAATACCGGTAAGTTTGTACTCGAAAAAGATAAAGACGCTGCGTCCGGTGAGGAAATTTATAGGTTTATCGGGTGTGGTTGGGGTCATGGAGTTGGAATGTGTCAAGAAGGCGCGATCGGGATGGGGAATAAGGGTAAAAAGTATAATGAGATACTTATGCATTACTTCCCGGGTACTGTGATCAAGAAAATTTATTGA
- a CDS encoding PorV/PorQ family protein, translating into MAKQKVAGLAVAVCLAVAVSLCYGAGGTSGAAFLSIIPGSRPAGMAGAFTGAANDVNSIYFNPAGLALVEKKEIGFTHNMWVSGINYEFVAGAVPLAGIGTVGAALSMASAQIDETKEATDGGIDITGKKLSYSDMAVTVGLGRKINDALLVGLNGKMVSETISSKAGSAMGIDAGVTYIMSKDIMIGAALQNLGTAMKLDSVEAGLPMTVRAGAAYKMMENALNIVGDINYFISSGKMNIRAGAEYIYPVSKDMGIAVRGGYQTTEVVGAGLTFGGGIVYKMGNMDIIADLAYWQMGDLGSPIRVSLNVKL; encoded by the coding sequence ATGGCAAAGCAGAAAGTAGCAGGGTTGGCAGTAGCGGTGTGTTTAGCGGTGGCGGTGTCGTTATGTTATGGCGCAGGTGGTACCAGCGGTGCGGCATTCTTAAGCATTATCCCGGGTTCTCGCCCGGCGGGGATGGCCGGAGCGTTTACCGGTGCGGCAAATGACGTTAATTCAATATACTTCAACCCGGCGGGATTAGCGTTAGTTGAAAAAAAGGAAATTGGATTCACTCATAATATGTGGGTTAGTGGAATCAATTACGAATTTGTTGCCGGTGCTGTCCCGTTAGCAGGGATTGGTACTGTTGGTGCAGCGTTGAGTATGGCAAGCGCGCAGATTGATGAAACTAAGGAAGCAACGGATGGCGGGATTGATATCACCGGGAAAAAACTTAGTTACAGCGATATGGCTGTAACTGTTGGATTGGGACGCAAGATTAATGACGCGTTGCTGGTAGGGTTGAATGGTAAGATGGTATCTGAAACAATTTCATCAAAAGCGGGCTCAGCAATGGGTATTGATGCCGGAGTAACGTATATTATGAGCAAGGATATCATGATTGGCGCGGCATTACAGAACCTTGGGACTGCGATGAAACTTGATTCCGTAGAGGCTGGATTACCGATGACAGTTCGTGCGGGTGCGGCGTATAAGATGATGGAGAACGCATTGAATATTGTCGGGGATATTAATTATTTTATTAGTTCAGGCAAAATGAACATTCGCGCGGGTGCGGAATATATTTATCCTGTAAGCAAAGACATGGGTATCGCTGTGCGTGGCGGTTATCAAACAACTGAAGTAGTAGGCGCGGGATTAACATTTGGCGGCGGGATTGTTTATAAAATGGGTAATATGGATATTATAGCGGATCTTGCATATTGGCAGATGGGAGACCTTGGGAGCCCTATACGCGTATCGTTAAACGTTAAGTTATAA
- a CDS encoding T9SS type A sorting domain-containing protein: MKLIKKNVRFVATTVGIVVCACALVSANIMVSDVKMSNENVSIAQGTTIMFTLNEPATVYVRVMDTTETVLYRKLWEARYETTRGQKSVVWNGLDDSDDPVSTGTYRIVIRAGSNANTSARLLGQYATDSMDGTYKFNGIFVNKNIGDTNYGKVFVSVKTSNGITGANADSDPLTQSDGKVMVFTSTTGYCTQLAAPTTIWGGIYGGGWDDDGPIKPVIDSEGYIYVADWFQGGTGTSPNAWPSEVQNQIVYRYNPDGTNPVAVLSYQENNSGTFKNFTVIGSSNTKKIVTAAVQRGRVEIYNVFDGIRWTSPRVDGTVITSVVNIADQLKDVAVDSNNNYYVVYMSTTLGSKVVEKYDINGISQWSKTTADFDAVYATREGVGCVLDIYSSTSTKILYINKGGYIVKLNADTGAVIGLTYVSYAEIDMDVDTSGNLYVCSHGSAGKGWWKIIGPDGDNFYVTTGKSVYFLATTTSPVSANVVISQNPVGTNDTVEGNAGAVIANAVVEVYSKIDLTSASLVVSTVAASNGSFGPLSIGDNLYDNVWVVAYMPGWAKSGKVLLRNDIVSPESVPLNVSVKVSSTTDGLVVTWSKDSNAAMYNIYRATYVFTSVAGMVCSTTTAGLNWTDIGIESGKSYLYAVTSLDTAGNEDKTKCSVVSKGMLILSTADFAVTSADTNGTQVVGLNIANGDLSAKYSVVVSTFTSSSLAVNDANDTVRNDSRYKTNTGIITAMNYFDITFKDYNGNAVSQPCASGKTVTMTVKYTQEFEAAISGIIDESTLKLVHLDSLNRVWEPVYTSVVDTVNNTVTAEVSQFSVFSVLPCYGLASTVKSNLNNATVYPNPYINADSVKKSIIFTNLTTTCKIYIYDISGTLVWWGEETNGDGYYEWNVKNDDGQEVMPGLYIYLLKHGSEKKVGNLAVIR; encoded by the coding sequence ATGAAATTAATTAAGAAAAATGTTAGGTTTGTAGCAACAACGGTTGGGATTGTTGTATGCGCGTGTGCGCTGGTGTCGGCTAATATTATGGTGTCAGACGTTAAGATGTCTAACGAGAATGTTAGTATCGCACAGGGCACAACTATTATGTTTACCCTGAATGAACCGGCAACAGTGTATGTGCGTGTGATGGACACCACGGAAACTGTGTTGTACCGCAAATTATGGGAAGCGCGGTATGAAACAACCCGCGGGCAAAAAAGTGTTGTATGGAACGGGTTGGATGATAGCGATGATCCTGTGAGTACCGGGACGTATAGGATTGTTATACGTGCAGGGTCAAATGCAAACACTAGCGCTAGGTTGCTCGGGCAGTATGCTACTGATAGTATGGATGGTACGTATAAATTTAACGGTATTTTTGTTAATAAAAATATCGGAGATACAAATTACGGGAAGGTGTTTGTTTCGGTAAAAACAAGTAATGGTATTACCGGTGCAAATGCGGATAGTGACCCGTTAACTCAGTCCGACGGTAAAGTTATGGTGTTCACTTCTACTACAGGGTATTGCACGCAGTTAGCTGCGCCAACAACGATCTGGGGCGGTATTTATGGCGGTGGATGGGATGACGACGGGCCAATAAAACCGGTGATTGACAGCGAGGGGTATATTTACGTTGCGGATTGGTTCCAGGGTGGAACGGGTACTTCACCGAATGCGTGGCCGTCAGAAGTGCAGAATCAGATAGTGTACCGTTACAACCCGGATGGTACTAATCCCGTAGCGGTTTTGTCCTATCAGGAAAATAATTCTGGAACATTTAAGAATTTTACGGTTATTGGCAGTAGTAACACAAAAAAAATTGTTACTGCTGCGGTGCAGCGCGGGCGTGTAGAGATCTATAACGTTTTTGATGGAATACGATGGACGAGTCCGAGGGTGGACGGTACGGTGATAACTAGTGTTGTTAATATAGCGGACCAGTTAAAAGATGTAGCTGTGGACAGTAATAATAATTATTATGTTGTGTATATGTCTACAACATTAGGTAGTAAGGTTGTTGAGAAGTATGATATTAACGGTATATCTCAATGGTCTAAAACTACTGCGGATTTTGATGCTGTATACGCTACACGTGAAGGAGTTGGGTGTGTATTGGATATTTATTCCAGTACTTCGACTAAGATATTGTATATAAACAAAGGCGGGTATATAGTTAAACTCAACGCGGATACTGGTGCGGTTATTGGATTGACGTACGTATCTTATGCGGAGATAGATATGGATGTGGATACCAGCGGGAATTTGTATGTTTGTTCTCATGGTTCAGCTGGTAAGGGGTGGTGGAAAATTATTGGCCCTGATGGAGATAATTTTTATGTTACTACTGGTAAAAGCGTGTACTTCCTCGCAACAACTACCTCTCCGGTAAGTGCAAATGTTGTTATATCCCAAAATCCCGTGGGTACAAATGATACAGTTGAAGGTAATGCCGGGGCGGTTATCGCAAACGCGGTTGTTGAAGTTTATAGTAAGATTGACCTTACTTCCGCATCGTTGGTGGTAAGTACGGTTGCTGCGTCGAACGGTAGTTTCGGGCCGTTAAGTATAGGGGATAATCTGTATGATAATGTGTGGGTAGTAGCGTATATGCCGGGTTGGGCGAAAAGCGGGAAGGTATTGCTGAGAAATGATATTGTTTCTCCGGAATCTGTACCATTAAATGTTTCTGTAAAAGTGTCAAGTACAACCGACGGGCTGGTAGTTACCTGGTCTAAGGATAGTAATGCTGCGATGTATAATATTTACCGTGCAACTTATGTTTTCACATCAGTTGCTGGGATGGTGTGCTCCACAACAACAGCAGGCCTTAACTGGACGGATATCGGGATTGAAAGCGGGAAGAGTTATCTTTATGCTGTTACATCGCTGGATACTGCAGGGAATGAGGATAAAACTAAGTGTTCAGTCGTATCTAAAGGGATGTTGATTTTGTCAACCGCGGATTTTGCGGTTACCAGCGCTGATACTAATGGGACACAGGTTGTGGGATTGAATATCGCAAACGGTGATCTCTCAGCGAAGTATTCTGTAGTGGTTAGTACTTTCACTTCTTCCAGTCTTGCTGTGAATGATGCTAATGATACTGTAAGAAATGATTCGCGGTATAAGACTAATACAGGGATTATTACAGCCATGAATTATTTTGATATTACATTTAAGGATTATAACGGTAATGCTGTATCGCAGCCATGTGCGTCCGGGAAGACTGTTACAATGACTGTCAAGTATACACAAGAATTCGAGGCGGCAATATCGGGTATCATAGATGAAAGTACTCTTAAATTGGTACATCTCGACTCTCTTAACCGCGTGTGGGAGCCTGTGTATACATCAGTTGTGGATACCGTGAATAATACGGTAACCGCTGAGGTTTCACAGTTCTCAGTGTTCTCTGTGCTGCCGTGTTACGGGTTGGCAAGTACGGTGAAGTCTAATCTTAACAATGCAACGGTGTATCCTAATCCGTACATTAATGCAGATTCAGTAAAGAAGAGTATTATCTTCACAAACCTTACGACGACTTGTAAGATTTATATTTATGATATTTCCGGTACGCTTGTGTGGTGGGGTGAGGAAACTAATGGTGACGGATACTATGAATGGAATGTTAAGAATGACGATGGGCAGGAAGTTATGCCGGGGTTGTACATATACTTATTGAAACACGGTAGCGAAAAAAAGGTTGGGAATTTAGCTGTGATCAGATAG